Proteins encoded by one window of Kribbella italica:
- a CDS encoding FecCD family ABC transporter permease — protein MTSPPAAVTRPATPSKDSAKRRPPVRRTTLVAGLLVAVLLLLVVCLLSIAVGSKQIPLGTVLDALRHYDETNTDHVIVHSLRIPRTLIGLLVGAALGLSGALMQGVTRNPLADPGILGVNGGAALFVVGGIYWFGLTSLTAYVWLAFAGAAAASVAVYTLGSLGREGATPVKLALAGAALTAMLGSLTTALLIGDVDTFDQFRFWSVGSLAGRGSDIAGQVAPFILIGIVLALVSGRLLNALSLGDDVARSLGQRVGLARLFTAVTVVLLCGAATAAAGPIGFIGLTIPHVARLITGPDYRWILPYSMILAPILLLGSDVVGRIVAQPGELQVGIVTAVIGAPFFIALVRRRKLADL, from the coding sequence ATGACCTCGCCGCCTGCCGCCGTCACCAGGCCGGCCACCCCCAGCAAGGACAGCGCGAAACGCCGTCCGCCCGTCCGCCGGACCACTCTGGTCGCCGGGCTGCTGGTGGCTGTCCTGCTCCTGCTGGTGGTCTGTCTGCTCAGCATCGCCGTCGGATCGAAACAGATCCCGCTCGGTACGGTGCTCGACGCCCTCCGCCACTACGACGAGACGAACACCGACCACGTGATCGTCCACTCTCTCCGCATCCCGAGGACACTGATCGGTTTGCTGGTCGGAGCCGCGCTCGGCCTGTCCGGCGCGCTGATGCAGGGCGTCACCCGCAACCCGCTGGCCGACCCCGGCATCCTCGGCGTGAACGGCGGCGCCGCGCTCTTCGTTGTCGGCGGCATCTACTGGTTCGGCCTGACCAGCCTGACGGCGTACGTCTGGCTCGCCTTCGCCGGAGCCGCGGCCGCTTCGGTCGCGGTCTACACGCTCGGCTCGCTCGGCCGCGAAGGCGCGACCCCGGTCAAGCTCGCGCTGGCCGGCGCCGCCCTGACCGCGATGCTCGGCTCGCTGACCACCGCGCTGCTGATCGGCGACGTGGACACCTTCGACCAGTTCCGGTTCTGGTCGGTCGGCTCGCTGGCCGGTCGTGGCTCGGACATCGCCGGCCAGGTCGCGCCGTTCATCCTGATCGGCATCGTGCTCGCCCTGGTCTCCGGCCGCCTGCTGAACGCGCTGTCCCTCGGCGACGACGTGGCCCGCTCGCTCGGCCAGCGGGTCGGCCTGGCCCGGCTGTTCACCGCGGTCACCGTCGTGCTGCTCTGCGGCGCGGCGACCGCGGCCGCCGGACCGATCGGTTTCATCGGCCTGACCATCCCGCATGTGGCCCGCCTGATCACCGGCCCGGACTACCGCTGGATCCTGCCGTACTCGATGATCCTGGCCCCGATCCTGCTGCTCGGCTCCGACGTGGTCGGCCGGATCGTCGCCCAGCCCGGTGAGCTCCAGGTCGGCATCGTCACCGCCGTGATCGGCGCGCCGTTCTTCATCGCCCTGGTCCGCCGCCGGAAGCTGGCGGACCTCTGA
- a CDS encoding DEAD/DEAH box helicase, producing the protein MSESPDVDRMRSSVGKPARRLIQRISALQARTEELVERPALLREQARDQLRSLTRRQVQSELDGLPVSSLQEVVGARFAGVLEEARYATIGRLVGVSDEELVALPGIGPKTASKISAAVRTVVADVSGSSRFRFSPDHPDAQQEKLLATLAAVRRADAAAAELIGPAREMASTARSLLDAAGPARGRLRLWLTGREKKRAALEALSRLEVIDSHPRTAWLEGELARHAGVVADDNGLWDDYAADAASYNAILSTVGEVELEDEAAQGFIPEELRQRITAVPLDTSLIKSTLRGYQVFGAQYLIHQERSILGDEMGLGKTIQALAAAAHLAARGQQRFLVVCPASVQMNWLNEIAKHTRLQAHNLHGTGREGVAQRWLRDGGVAVTTFGTLGSLETVEVALLIVDEAHYVKNPKARRSKVVVTAIGAAQRVVFLTGTPMENRVDEFRTLVSHLQPVTAKGLKATDAIAGAKQFRRAVAPVYLRRNQEDVLTELPEKIEIDDWVLPGAADQTAYVAAVRSGNLMRMRQAAFETSTSAKLERIAEIVEEAREDGRKVIVFSFFLNVLDRIQQSIAPTAGSIRGAVPPAERQRLIDTFTAAPGHAVLLSQIEAGGVGLNVQAASIVILAEPQWKPSTEDQAIARAHRMGQIRTVQVHRLLAKDTVDERIREVQENKRLLFDEYARKSDAKNLDPRAVDTLNHLTDDSRPLQDRVVQAEQHRLGISPVQDSL; encoded by the coding sequence GTGAGCGAGTCACCCGACGTCGATCGGATGCGGTCGAGCGTCGGGAAACCCGCGCGGCGGCTGATCCAGCGCATCTCGGCCCTGCAGGCCCGGACCGAGGAACTGGTCGAGCGGCCCGCGCTGCTCCGGGAGCAGGCGCGGGACCAGCTGCGGTCGCTGACTCGGCGGCAGGTCCAGAGCGAGCTGGACGGGCTGCCGGTGTCGTCGCTGCAGGAGGTCGTGGGGGCGCGGTTCGCCGGCGTACTGGAGGAGGCTCGGTACGCGACGATCGGGCGGCTGGTCGGGGTGTCCGACGAGGAGCTCGTCGCGCTGCCGGGGATCGGGCCGAAGACGGCGTCGAAGATCAGTGCCGCGGTGCGGACCGTGGTGGCGGACGTTTCCGGATCCTCGCGGTTCCGGTTCTCGCCGGACCACCCGGATGCTCAGCAGGAGAAGCTGCTGGCGACGTTGGCCGCCGTACGGCGTGCTGATGCCGCGGCGGCGGAGCTGATCGGGCCGGCGCGGGAGATGGCGAGTACGGCGCGATCGTTGCTGGACGCCGCGGGGCCGGCGCGGGGGCGGTTGCGGTTGTGGCTGACCGGGCGGGAGAAGAAGCGGGCCGCGCTGGAGGCGTTGAGCCGGCTCGAGGTGATCGACTCGCATCCCCGGACCGCTTGGCTGGAAGGGGAACTGGCGCGGCACGCCGGGGTTGTTGCTGACGACAACGGATTGTGGGACGACTACGCGGCGGACGCGGCGTCGTACAACGCGATCTTGTCGACGGTCGGCGAGGTCGAGCTCGAGGACGAAGCCGCTCAGGGATTCATCCCGGAGGAGCTGCGGCAGCGGATCACGGCGGTGCCGCTGGACACGTCGCTGATCAAGTCGACGTTGCGGGGGTACCAGGTGTTCGGGGCGCAGTACCTGATCCACCAGGAGCGGTCGATCCTCGGGGACGAGATGGGCCTGGGCAAGACGATCCAGGCGCTGGCCGCGGCGGCGCATCTCGCGGCGCGTGGGCAGCAACGGTTCCTGGTGGTGTGCCCGGCGAGTGTGCAGATGAACTGGCTGAACGAGATCGCCAAGCACACGCGATTGCAGGCGCACAACCTGCACGGCACCGGGCGCGAGGGCGTCGCCCAGCGGTGGTTGCGCGACGGCGGCGTCGCGGTGACGACCTTCGGCACCCTGGGGAGCCTCGAGACGGTGGAGGTCGCTCTGCTGATCGTCGACGAGGCCCACTACGTGAAGAACCCGAAGGCCCGCCGTTCGAAGGTCGTCGTCACGGCCATCGGCGCCGCCCAGCGCGTCGTCTTTCTCACCGGTACGCCGATGGAGAACCGCGTCGACGAGTTCCGCACGTTGGTCTCCCACCTGCAGCCCGTGACCGCAAAGGGGCTCAAGGCAACAGATGCCATCGCCGGGGCCAAACAGTTCCGCCGTGCGGTCGCTCCGGTCTACCTGCGCCGCAACCAGGAAGATGTGCTCACCGAACTCCCCGAGAAGATCGAGATCGACGACTGGGTCCTGCCCGGGGCCGCCGATCAGACGGCGTACGTCGCCGCCGTCCGCTCCGGCAACCTGATGCGGATGCGCCAGGCCGCCTTCGAGACCTCGACGTCCGCCAAGCTCGAACGCATCGCCGAAATCGTCGAAGAAGCCCGCGAGGACGGCCGCAAGGTCATCGTCTTCTCCTTCTTCCTGAACGTCCTCGACCGCATCCAGCAATCCATCGCCCCCACCGCCGGCTCGATCCGCGGCGCCGTCCCACCCGCCGAACGCCAACGCCTCATCGACACCTTCACCGCGGCCCCCGGCCACGCCGTACTCCTCAGCCAGATCGAAGCCGGCGGCGTCGGCCTCAACGTCCAGGCCGCCTCGATCGTCATCCTGGCCGAGCCCCAGTGGAAACCCAGCACCGAAGACCAAGCCATCGCCAGAGCCCACCGCATGGGCCAGATCCGCACGGTCCAGGTCCACCGCCTGCTGGCCAAGGACACCGTGGACGAACGCATCCGCGAAGTCCAGGAGAACAAACGCCTCCTCTTCGACGAGTACGCCCGCAAGAGCGACGCCAAGAACCTGGACCCCCGAGCCGTCGACACCCTCAACCACCTCACCGACGACTCCCGGCCCCTCCAAGACCGAGTAGTCCAAGCCGAACAACACCGCCTGGGCATTTCCCCGGTCCAGGACAGTCTGTAG
- a CDS encoding FKBP-type peptidyl-prolyl cis-trans isomerase, whose product MTDKPEIDFPDGPPPVDLEITDITEGDGDEAKAGSRVNVHYVGVAHSTGEEFDASYNRGAPLAFQLGVGQVIQGWDTGVQGMKVGGRRKLVIPPHLGYGDRGAGNAIKPGETLIFVVDLISVS is encoded by the coding sequence ATGACTGACAAGCCTGAGATCGACTTTCCGGACGGCCCGCCGCCGGTGGATCTGGAGATCACCGACATCACCGAGGGCGACGGCGACGAGGCCAAGGCCGGCTCCCGCGTCAACGTGCACTACGTGGGCGTGGCCCACTCGACCGGCGAGGAGTTCGACGCGTCGTACAACCGCGGCGCGCCGCTGGCCTTCCAGCTCGGCGTCGGCCAGGTCATCCAGGGCTGGGACACCGGCGTCCAGGGCATGAAGGTGGGTGGCCGCCGCAAGCTGGTCATCCCGCCGCACCTGGGCTACGGCGACCGCGGCGCGGGCAACGCGATCAAGCCCGGCGAGACCCTGATCTTCGTCGTCGACCTGATCAGCGTCAGCTGA
- a CDS encoding FecCD family ABC transporter permease encodes MTQLTDLTPAQVITRARTVRQARNLAVTIVVAVLVFAAFCVSLSLGDFKIPVIDVVKTLFGQGDKATEFIVNRLRLPRALTALLVGAALGMSGAIFQSIARNPLASPDIIGVTYGASAFAVFAIVTLGLTGPAVAGMAILGALLTAFTMYVLAWRRGVSSYRLILVGIGIGAIATSVTSYLLTKARVEIAQQALIWLTGSLNGRDWSHVRTMAITLVVLAPFVVVLVHRLRILQLGDETAYGLGLRVEGSRLGLIVIAVLMAAVATAAAGPIGFVAFVAPPIARRLTRSPGPAMVASALIGALVVALSDLIAQHAFGETQLPVGVVTGVVGAPYLMFLLARSNRVGSGG; translated from the coding sequence ATGACCCAGCTCACCGATCTCACCCCGGCCCAGGTCATCACCCGGGCCCGGACCGTCCGCCAGGCCCGCAACCTGGCCGTCACGATCGTCGTCGCCGTCCTGGTCTTCGCCGCGTTCTGCGTCTCGCTGTCGCTCGGGGACTTCAAGATCCCGGTGATCGACGTGGTGAAGACCCTGTTCGGCCAAGGGGACAAGGCGACCGAGTTCATCGTCAACCGGCTCCGCCTGCCGCGGGCGCTGACCGCGCTGCTGGTTGGCGCCGCGCTCGGTATGTCCGGTGCGATCTTCCAGAGCATCGCCCGGAACCCGCTGGCCAGCCCTGACATCATCGGCGTCACGTACGGCGCCAGCGCGTTCGCGGTGTTCGCGATCGTCACGCTCGGGCTGACCGGGCCGGCCGTGGCCGGGATGGCGATCCTCGGCGCGCTGCTGACCGCGTTCACGATGTACGTCCTGGCCTGGCGGCGCGGGGTATCGAGCTACCGGCTGATCCTGGTCGGGATCGGCATCGGCGCGATCGCGACCAGCGTCACGTCGTACCTGCTGACCAAGGCCCGGGTCGAGATCGCGCAGCAGGCGCTGATCTGGCTGACCGGCAGCCTGAACGGGCGGGACTGGTCGCACGTCCGCACGATGGCGATCACGCTGGTGGTGCTCGCGCCGTTCGTGGTGGTGCTCGTGCACCGGCTGCGGATCCTGCAGCTCGGCGACGAGACGGCGTACGGGCTGGGCCTGCGGGTCGAGGGCTCGCGGCTCGGGCTGATCGTGATCGCCGTCCTGATGGCCGCGGTCGCGACGGCGGCGGCGGGGCCGATCGGGTTCGTCGCCTTCGTGGCGCCGCCGATCGCGCGCCGGCTGACCCGGTCGCCCGGTCCGGCGATGGTCGCGTCGGCGCTGATCGGCGCGCTCGTGGTGGCGCTGTCGGACCTGATCGCGCAGCACGCCTTCGGTGAGACCCAGCTGCCCGTCGGTGTGGTCACCGGTGTGGTCGGCGCGCCGTACCTGATGTTCCTGCTGGCCCGGTCGAACCGGGTGGGGAGTGGTGGTTGA
- a CDS encoding TetR/AcrR family transcriptional regulator has product MKSQATSRERLLEAASELFYRDGVSIGVDALCKAAGVSKKSMYQLFRSKDEVIAESLAARGPFYNALLLPSPDDERSPRERILSVFEREDELAAGNDFYGCPFVSTATELKNPEHPGSVVARHFKQALTDFFRAELVRAGAGDADTVAIQLTMIFDGAGARAVVRAQPLRNVGVQLAGTVLDAAGVRDEQLAAHAR; this is encoded by the coding sequence ATGAAGAGCCAGGCGACATCCCGCGAGCGGCTGCTGGAAGCCGCGAGCGAACTGTTCTACCGCGACGGCGTGAGCATCGGCGTGGACGCACTCTGCAAGGCCGCCGGGGTGTCGAAGAAGTCGATGTACCAGCTGTTCCGGTCCAAGGACGAGGTGATCGCGGAGAGCCTGGCCGCCCGCGGGCCGTTCTACAACGCGCTGCTGCTGCCGAGCCCGGACGACGAGCGCTCGCCGCGGGAGCGGATCCTGTCGGTCTTCGAGCGCGAGGACGAGCTCGCCGCCGGGAACGACTTCTACGGCTGCCCGTTCGTCTCGACGGCGACCGAGCTGAAGAACCCCGAGCACCCCGGCAGCGTCGTGGCCCGCCACTTCAAGCAGGCCCTGACCGACTTCTTCCGCGCCGAGCTGGTCCGCGCCGGAGCCGGCGACGCGGACACCGTCGCCATCCAGCTCACGATGATCTTCGACGGCGCCGGCGCCCGCGCGGTCGTGCGCGCCCAGCCGCTGCGCAACGTCGGCGTCCAGCTGGCCGGCACGGTGCTCGACGCAGCCGGCGTACGCGACGAGCAACTCGCCGCGCACGCTCGCTGA
- a CDS encoding alpha/beta fold hydrolase: MPEPASHTLDVPGAVLTYDVRGDLAARERPVLLLIGSPMGASGFPTLASHFEDRTVVTYDPRGVERSTRTDGGGELSPDQHAADLVKLIGTLDAGPVDLFASSGGAVNALALLAQRPDLVRRAVAHEPPLAGLIPDSEYALAATEDIYQTYQREGMGQAMAKFIAITSFEGEFTEDYLKQPAPDPAMFGLPSEDDGNRDDSLIAQNLRGCTSYLPDEAALARATDRLVVAVGEESNTQLARRGGEAIAARLGLTPVVFPSNHGGFLGDEYGGGMAGQPEAFAGKLREVLDA; encoded by the coding sequence ATGCCGGAACCTGCCAGCCACACGCTCGACGTACCGGGGGCCGTTCTCACCTACGACGTCCGTGGCGACCTCGCCGCTCGCGAGCGGCCGGTGCTGCTGCTGATCGGTTCGCCGATGGGCGCGAGCGGGTTCCCGACGCTGGCGTCGCACTTCGAGGACCGGACCGTGGTCACCTACGACCCACGCGGCGTCGAGCGGAGCACCCGTACGGATGGCGGCGGCGAGCTCTCGCCGGACCAGCACGCCGCGGACCTGGTCAAGCTGATCGGGACGCTCGACGCGGGCCCGGTCGACCTGTTCGCGAGCAGCGGCGGCGCGGTCAACGCACTCGCCCTGCTGGCGCAGCGACCCGACCTCGTACGCCGGGCCGTCGCGCACGAGCCGCCGCTGGCCGGGCTGATCCCGGACTCCGAGTACGCGCTGGCCGCGACCGAGGACATCTACCAGACCTACCAGCGCGAGGGCATGGGCCAGGCGATGGCCAAGTTCATCGCGATCACCAGCTTCGAGGGCGAGTTCACCGAGGACTACCTGAAGCAGCCGGCGCCGGACCCGGCGATGTTCGGCCTGCCGAGCGAGGACGACGGCAACCGCGACGACTCGCTGATCGCGCAGAACCTGCGCGGCTGTACGTCGTACCTGCCGGACGAGGCCGCGCTGGCGCGAGCAACCGACCGGTTGGTGGTCGCGGTGGGCGAGGAGTCGAACACGCAGCTGGCCCGCCGCGGCGGCGAGGCGATCGCCGCGCGGCTCGGGCTCACGCCGGTGGTCTTCCCGTCGAACCACGGCGGCTTCCTCGGCGACGAGTACGGCGGCGGCATGGCGGGGCAGCCCGAGGCCTTCGCCGGCAAGCTCCGCGAGGTCCTGGACGCCTGA
- a CDS encoding alginate lyase family protein: MRSKPILLAAACAALVAGTLSSPAVAAPKAEPALAHQPSAVLAPGTFTHPGVGVSRQQLDFVRAKVQAGAQPWTNAFNQAKNSAYGSLSRTAKPRAVVECGSYSNPNNGCTDEREDAIAAYTNALVWYITRDDRYAQKAIQLMDAWSATIRDHTNSNAPLQTAWAASSWPKAAEIIKHVYGNWPNAGRFGTMLRNVYLPEIINGSNSNGNWELSMTEAIQGIGVFLDDKAVYDKAISLFRVRTPAFVYLESDGALPRTKPSQNLNTREKIVAYWQGQGTFVTGLTQETCRDFVHTGYGISAISHVMETSYIQGENLYPEFGERLRQALGFQSKWERNLEPVPSWLCKGTLKRGLGPITEVGYNGLHTRLGIAMANTQALTESRRPSGSNNLFVAWETLTHAENPS; this comes from the coding sequence ATGCGAAGCAAGCCCATCCTGCTGGCCGCCGCGTGCGCCGCGCTGGTCGCAGGCACGCTCAGCAGTCCCGCCGTCGCGGCCCCGAAGGCCGAGCCGGCACTCGCCCATCAGCCGTCCGCCGTCCTGGCGCCCGGCACCTTCACCCACCCCGGCGTCGGGGTGAGCAGGCAGCAACTCGACTTCGTCCGCGCCAAGGTGCAGGCCGGGGCGCAGCCCTGGACGAACGCCTTCAACCAGGCGAAGAACAGCGCGTACGGTTCGCTCAGCCGGACCGCGAAACCGCGTGCGGTGGTCGAGTGCGGCTCGTACTCGAACCCGAACAACGGCTGTACCGACGAGCGCGAGGACGCCATCGCGGCGTACACGAACGCGCTGGTCTGGTACATCACCCGTGACGACCGGTACGCCCAGAAGGCGATCCAGTTGATGGACGCGTGGTCCGCGACCATCCGCGACCACACCAACAGCAACGCCCCGCTGCAGACCGCGTGGGCCGCGTCGTCGTGGCCGAAGGCGGCCGAGATCATCAAGCACGTCTACGGCAACTGGCCGAACGCCGGCCGGTTCGGCACGATGCTGCGCAACGTCTACCTGCCCGAGATCATCAACGGCTCCAACTCCAACGGGAACTGGGAGCTGAGCATGACCGAGGCGATCCAGGGCATCGGGGTGTTCCTGGACGACAAGGCCGTGTACGACAAGGCGATCTCGCTGTTCCGGGTCCGGACGCCCGCGTTCGTGTACCTGGAGTCCGACGGTGCGCTGCCGAGGACCAAGCCGTCGCAGAACCTCAACACCCGCGAGAAGATCGTCGCGTACTGGCAGGGCCAGGGCACGTTCGTCACCGGCCTGACCCAGGAGACCTGCCGCGACTTCGTCCACACCGGGTACGGCATCTCGGCGATCTCGCACGTGATGGAGACGTCGTACATCCAGGGCGAGAACCTGTACCCCGAGTTCGGTGAGCGGCTGCGCCAGGCACTCGGCTTCCAGTCCAAGTGGGAGCGCAACCTCGAGCCCGTCCCGTCCTGGCTGTGCAAGGGCACCCTGAAGCGGGGTCTCGGCCCGATCACCGAGGTCGGCTACAACGGCCTCCACACCCGCCTCGGCATCGCCATGGCCAACACCCAGGCCCTGACCGAGTCCCGCCGCCCGTCCGGCTCGAACAACCTGTTCGTCGCCTGGGAGACCCTCACCCACGCGGAGAACCCCAGCTAG
- a CDS encoding glycoside hydrolase family 88 protein, producing the protein MKRRQFLTLGTVALAAPALPSVTTTAYAVPPSDVVPPRAQIITLVRRVADQWIAGHTDSGDNGWARATFFSGLMAAYRLTNEKRYLDYTRSWAEKHRYGIREGVQTRHADNHNAIQAYLDLYDVEPSADKLTGATETLRRMVASSKIDDWWWDDALHMAMPPFARIGRLRNDPAYWSKLYRLYDDTKRRRGLWVPSSGLWYRDDRFLPGKIVSPNGKPVLWSRGNGWVAAGHVKTLKALPSGQANVAEYKTTLTQLVGALRPIQRADGFWNVNLGDPDHLPGPETSGTAFFCYATAYAVKTGLVPSATYRATAAKAWNGMVATAVHPDGFLGYVQKVGDRPESSQPVNYQSTADFGVGAFLLAGAELATLTT; encoded by the coding sequence ATGAAAAGACGCCAGTTCCTGACCCTCGGAACCGTCGCCCTGGCTGCCCCGGCACTACCCTCCGTCACCACCACCGCGTACGCCGTACCGCCGTCCGACGTCGTCCCGCCGCGGGCGCAGATCATCACGCTGGTCCGCCGGGTCGCCGACCAGTGGATTGCCGGCCACACCGACTCCGGTGACAACGGCTGGGCCCGCGCGACCTTCTTCAGCGGCCTGATGGCGGCGTACCGCCTGACCAACGAGAAGCGCTACCTGGACTACACCCGCAGCTGGGCCGAGAAGCACCGGTACGGGATCCGCGAAGGCGTGCAGACGCGGCACGCCGACAACCACAACGCCATCCAGGCCTACCTCGACCTGTACGACGTGGAGCCGTCGGCCGACAAACTGACCGGCGCGACCGAGACGCTGCGCCGGATGGTTGCCAGCAGCAAGATCGACGACTGGTGGTGGGACGACGCGCTGCACATGGCAATGCCGCCGTTCGCGCGGATCGGAAGGCTGCGCAACGATCCGGCGTACTGGTCGAAGCTGTACCGCCTGTACGACGACACCAAGCGGCGGCGCGGACTGTGGGTGCCGTCGAGCGGGCTGTGGTACCGCGACGACCGGTTCCTGCCGGGCAAGATCGTGTCGCCGAACGGGAAGCCGGTGCTGTGGTCGCGAGGCAACGGATGGGTCGCGGCCGGGCACGTGAAAACCCTCAAGGCGTTGCCCTCCGGGCAGGCGAACGTTGCCGAGTACAAGACCACGCTGACGCAGCTGGTGGGTGCGTTGCGGCCGATCCAGCGGGCCGACGGGTTCTGGAACGTGAACCTCGGCGATCCCGACCACTTGCCGGGACCGGAGACGAGTGGGACGGCGTTCTTCTGCTACGCGACGGCGTACGCCGTGAAGACCGGATTGGTGCCGTCGGCAACTTACCGTGCGACGGCGGCGAAGGCGTGGAACGGGATGGTGGCCACGGCCGTTCATCCCGACGGGTTCCTCGGCTACGTGCAGAAGGTCGGCGACCGGCCGGAGTCGAGCCAGCCGGTCAACTACCAGTCGACGGCCGACTTCGGAGTAGGTGCTTTCCTGCTGGCAGGTGCTGAATTGGCAACCCTGACCACCTGA
- a CDS encoding ABC transporter ATP-binding protein — MENPVEHSLSANDLAVGYDQREIIHDLSVRIPTGRITVIVGANACGKSTLLKTLARLLKPSRGTVMLDGKSIQQVSTREVATKLGLLPQSPTAPEGITVADLVGRGRYPHQGWIRQWTKADDEAVAAAMISTDVLEIADRPIDELSGGQRQRVWIAMALAQETGILLLDEPTTFLDLTHQFEVLDLLVDLNRSEERTIVLVLHDLNQACRFADHLIAMKDGAIVCEGNPREVITEQIVEDVFGLSVKIIPDPVAGTPMVVPIGRHTTREDKPAAAVQDTNPAARALAASALANGICRPTDR; from the coding sequence ATGGAGAACCCTGTGGAACACAGCCTTTCCGCCAATGATCTGGCGGTCGGTTACGACCAGCGCGAGATCATCCACGACCTGTCGGTGCGGATCCCGACCGGCAGGATCACGGTGATCGTCGGGGCGAACGCGTGCGGCAAGTCGACGCTGCTGAAGACGCTGGCCCGGCTGCTGAAGCCGTCCCGGGGCACGGTGATGCTGGACGGCAAGAGCATCCAGCAGGTGTCCACCCGCGAGGTCGCGACCAAGCTCGGGCTGCTCCCTCAGTCGCCGACCGCACCGGAGGGGATCACCGTCGCCGACCTGGTCGGTCGCGGGCGGTACCCGCACCAGGGCTGGATCCGGCAGTGGACCAAGGCCGACGACGAGGCGGTCGCCGCCGCGATGATCTCGACCGACGTGCTGGAGATCGCCGACCGGCCGATCGACGAGCTGTCCGGCGGTCAGCGCCAGCGGGTCTGGATCGCGATGGCGCTGGCCCAGGAGACCGGGATCCTGCTGCTCGACGAGCCGACCACGTTCCTCGACCTGACCCACCAGTTCGAGGTGCTCGACCTGCTGGTCGACCTGAACCGGAGCGAGGAGCGGACGATCGTCCTGGTCCTGCACGACCTGAACCAGGCCTGCCGCTTCGCCGACCACCTGATCGCGATGAAGGACGGCGCGATCGTCTGCGAGGGCAACCCGCGCGAGGTGATCACCGAGCAGATCGTCGAGGACGTCTTCGGGCTGTCGGTGAAGATCATCCCGGACCCGGTCGCCGGTACGCCGATGGTCGTGCCGATCGGGCGGCACACGACCCGCGAGGACAAGCCGGCGGCCGCCGTACAGGACACGAATCCTGCGGCCAGAGCGTTGGCTGCCAGTGCTCTGGCCAACGGCATCTGCAGACCGACCGACAGATAG
- a CDS encoding siderophore-interacting protein, with protein MTTVLERPITFDSVLVTVAAIEDLSPHLRKVTFVAPRLADVVPAGPDQRIKVLLTPPDGGELRLPQGPEWYAEWCAMPADERFVMRTYTIRALRPAVAELDIEFVLHGVNGPASAWVSTASVGDTVGLIVPFEVDTTSTRGLLQSGVDYVPPATSLRRVLVADETALPALASILEQLPPTVHATVFVQVPDLRDIRPLPTPGTADITWVAPVDDGPKSLPEALKAAGLPYDVDYAWVAGESGMIKTVRRHLVNTVGLPKTAISFQGYWKRGEPQI; from the coding sequence ATGACCACAGTGCTCGAGCGTCCCATCACGTTCGACTCCGTTCTCGTGACCGTGGCGGCGATCGAGGACCTCAGTCCGCACCTGCGGAAGGTGACCTTCGTCGCGCCGCGGCTCGCGGACGTCGTACCGGCCGGGCCGGACCAGCGGATCAAGGTGCTGCTCACCCCGCCCGACGGTGGCGAGCTGCGGCTGCCGCAGGGCCCGGAGTGGTACGCCGAGTGGTGCGCGATGCCGGCCGACGAGCGCTTCGTCATGCGGACGTACACGATCCGCGCGCTGCGACCCGCGGTCGCCGAGCTGGACATCGAGTTCGTGCTGCACGGGGTGAACGGACCGGCCTCGGCGTGGGTCAGCACCGCGTCGGTCGGTGACACGGTCGGCTTGATCGTGCCGTTCGAGGTCGACACCACCAGCACCCGCGGCCTGCTCCAGTCCGGCGTCGACTACGTGCCCCCGGCAACCAGCCTGCGCCGCGTCCTGGTCGCCGACGAGACCGCGCTCCCCGCGCTCGCGTCGATCCTCGAGCAGCTTCCCCCGACGGTCCACGCGACGGTCTTCGTCCAGGTCCCCGACCTGCGCGACATCCGCCCGCTGCCGACTCCGGGTACGGCCGACATCACCTGGGTCGCGCCCGTCGACGACGGCCCCAAGTCGTTGCCCGAGGCCCTCAAAGCCGCCGGGCTCCCGTACGACGTCGACTACGCCTGGGTCGCCGGCGAGTCCGGCATGATCAAGACCGTCCGCCGCCACCTGGTCAACACCGTCGGCCTCCCCAAGACCGCCATCTCCTTCCAGGGCTACTGGAAACGCGGCGAACCCCAGATCTGA